A portion of the Punica granatum isolate Tunisia-2019 chromosome 7, ASM765513v2, whole genome shotgun sequence genome contains these proteins:
- the LOC116212942 gene encoding myosin-11-like: MTSISKSLKSVWSKKHSLREAFEQVLLFGLQWEDLEEHFDFIAKSMDEKFESLKARERLANERLRALESKEKEVAAMMQKKVEDSDVAILMKQRKLDLLQRGIDERATELKKEEDELLSMRVSVEEYYGMFQMKQQELDELQRMIKASTEELRIREDKLNVVRSSLTECSEGLNEKTKSLQSVQDALRDCSSELDLKREELQLVQCDIGKFSRQLDSKSEILRACDEAVEMKNQELLSLQNSTEERAREVEKKERHLISIGRMIDECDKELKSKERDHDAIMMSIKSSSAELDAKKSKLVALEKSLKDLSAELRSRERKVNSLKMQSKCCTEEIDSRKEELGSLQRTIKKVGGDLELKRREYAAIHTLIKNHSVELEMKKKQLKSLNTLVVEWGEKVKFREKRHSSVQKLVTECSEELMSKQMQLDIVKRSIEECSDWRRDESDSIRARRDECDKDIEVKMEQCRLLEVSIVKRSEMLAVREKQLEDQLGELKSQQELLRRIEVELRERSYSVCSEVKIDHPSDNSAPLKDAMDLQLFLCEFLGRHDLAQQKVLDVIQSSFDPAKLVLEVLQQFEMPSPTNRERKFNVSITKRSCLLLLRHLSEVSAHIMPQVTKAAMNLAFRWKAQLGPSTNSSFEVLAFLKLLVVYELASAFYPEELENLIDSLSDRKQADELREALGLSREITAHLPPPVPRLHVPRQGMKRPNLRGPKIDNYLHVKPQHVNKRRRSVHERLGPQCSAN, translated from the exons ATGACGAGCATCTCCAAGAGTCTGAAGTCAGTATGGAGCAAGAAACACAGCTTGCGCGAGGCTTTCGAGCAAGTTCTGCTGTTTGGGCTCCAGTGGGAGGACTTGGAGGAGCATTTCGACTTCATCGCAAAGTCCATGGATGAAAAGTTCGAGAGTCTCAAAGCTCGGGAGAGATTGGCCAACGAGAGGCTTAGAGCTCTCGAGTCGAAGGAGAAGGAAGTTGCTGCTATGATGCAGAAGAAAGTGGAGGACAGCGACGTGGCTATTCTCATGAAGCAGCGAAAGCTGGATTTGCTGCAGAGGGGGATTGATGAACGTGCGACTGAGCTCAAAAAGGAGGAGGATGAGTTGCTTTCGATGAGGGTTTCCGTCGAGGAATACTATGGGATGTTCCAGATGAAACAGCAGGAGTTGGATGAACTGCAGAGGATGATCAAGGCGAGTACGGAAGAACTCAGGATTAGGGAGGACAAATTGAATGTGGTGCGGAGTTCGTTAACAGAGTGTTCTGAGGGACTCAACGAGAAAACTAAGAGCTTGCAATCCGTTCAGGACGCGCTCAGGGATTGTTCTTCCGAGCTTGACCTGAAGAGAGAAGAACTGCAGTTGGTCCAGTGTGATATCGGTAAGTTTTCAAGGCAACTTGACTCCAAAAGTGAGATTTTGAGAGCATGCGATGAGGCAGTCGAGATGAAGAACCAGGAACTGCTTTCCCTGCAGAATTCGACTGAAGAACGTGCAAGGGAGGTCGAGAAAAAGGAGAGGCACCTCATTTCGATTGGCAGGATGATTGATGAATGCGATAAAGAGCTCAAGTCAAAGGAGAGGGATCACGATGCCATCATGATGTCTATTAAGTCATCCTCGGCCGAACTCGATGCAAAGAAGAGCAAATTGGTAGCACTCGAAAAGTCTCTGAAAGATCTCTCAGCAGAACTGAGATCAAGGGAGCGCAAAGTCAATTCTCTAAAGATGCAATCAAAATGCTGCACTGAAGAAATTGATTCGAGGAAAGAAGAGCTCGGTTCACTCCAACGGACCATTAAAAAAGTCGGAGGTGATCTCGAGCTGAAAAGGAGAGAGTATGCCGCAATACATACTTTGATCAAGAACCACAGTGTTGAACttgaaatgaagaaaaaacagCTGAAATCTTTGAATACTTTAGTGGTTGAATGGGGAGAAAAGGTTAAATTCCGAGAGAAGCGGCACTCTTCAGTGCAAAAGTTAGTCACAGAATGCTCGGAGGAACTCATGTCAAAGCAGATGCAACTCGACATCGTGAAAAGATCTATAGAAGAATGCTCTGATTGGAGACGAGACGAATCGGATTCGATAAGGGCAAGAAGGGATGAATGTGATAAAGACATAGAAGTAAAGATGGAGCAGTGCCGCCTCCTCGAGGTGTCAATAGTGAAACGATCGGAGATGCTAGCAGTGAGGGAGAAACAGTTGGAAGATCAGCTTGGGGAATTGAAGTCGCAACAGGAACTACTTCGACGAATAGAGGTTGAACTGAGAGAGAGATCTTACTCTGTCTGTTCTGAGGTAAAAATAGACCATCCGTCCGATAATTCCGCTCCCCTGAAGGATGCAATGGACTTGCAGTTGTTTCTCTGTGAGTTTCTGGGGAGGCACGATCTCGCCCAACAGAAGGTTTTAGATGTGATTCAATCGTCATTCGACCCTGCAAAGCTAGTGTTAGAGGTATTGCAACAATTCGAAATGCCGAGCCCAACAAACCGGGAAAGGAAATTCAATGTTAGCATAACCAAGAGGAGCTGCTTGCTGCTGTTAAGGCACCTAAGTGAAGTTTCAGCACACATTATGCCACAGGTGACGAAAGCTGCCATGAATTTGGCCTTCCGATGGAAGGCTCAACTGGGTCCGTCGACTAACAGTTCTTTCGAGGTGTTGGCTTTCTTAAAGCTTTTAGTGGTCTATGAACTGGCCTCTGCCTTCTATCCTGAAGAACTTGAAAATCTCATCGATTCTTTATCTGACCGCAAACAAGCAGATGAACTACGGGAAGCCCTCGGTTTGTCAAGAGAGATAACTG CCCATCTCCCTCCTCCCGTCCCAAGGCTTCATGTTCCACGACAAGGCATGAAGAGACCGAACCTGCGTGGCCCGAAGATTGACAACTACCTCCACGTCAAACCGCAACATGTAAATAAGCGTAGACGTTCGGTACATGAGCGGCTTGGCCCTCAATGCAGTGCAAATTAG